From a single Eretmochelys imbricata isolate rEreImb1 chromosome 13, rEreImb1.hap1, whole genome shotgun sequence genomic region:
- the NDRG2 gene encoding protein NDRG2 isoform X2, whose protein sequence is MTELHEVQITEEKPLLLPPSQPVPGKKHSVETPYGLVAFTVHGTPKPKRPAILTYHDVGLNHQSCFEPLFRFEDMQEIIKNFVVVHVDAPGMEEGAPLFPLGYQYPSLDQLADMIPCILQYLNFTSIIGIGVGAGAYILARYSLSHPDTVEGLVLINIDPNAKGWMDWAAHKLTGLTSSIPEMILAHLFSQEELSGCTELVQQCRESLVGAPNLSNIQLYWSSYNTRRDLNFERGGDVTLKCPVMLVVGDQAPHEDAVVECNSKLDPTQTSFLKMADSGGQPQLTQPGKLTEAFKYFVQGMGYIPYVLDRKLSMGGLLLHDAPVALPHRLAVQRSLRGREPVPLPHPVPEQRVGEPPAAAAAHPGERSPHHGGLLLSRGGGGDGDTSRL, encoded by the exons ATGACCGAGCTCCACGAGGTGCAGATCACGGAGGAGAAGCCCCTGCTACTGCCCCCCTCGCAGCCCGTCCCGGGCAAG AAGCACTCGGTGGAGACGCCCTATGGACTCGTGGCCTTCACCGTCCATGGCACCCCGAAGCCCAAGCGCCCGGCCATCCTGACCTACCACGACGTGGGGCTCAACC ACCAGTCCTGCTTCGAGCCGCTCTTCCGTTTTGAGGACATGCAGGAGATCATCAAGAACTTTGTGGTGGTTCACGTGGACGCCCCCGGCATGGAGGAAGGAGCCCCGCTGTTCCCCTTGGG GTACCAGTACCCGTCGCTGGACCAGCTGGCTGACATGATCCCCTGCATCTTGCAGTACCTGAA CTTCACCAGCATCATCGGCATCGGGGTGGGAGCCGGCGCCTACATCCTCGCCCGCTACAGT cTCTCTCACCCTGACACCGTGGAGGGCTTGGTTCTGATCAACATCGACCCCAATGCCAAGGGCTGGATGGACTGGGCAGCTCACAAG CTGACCGGCCTGACCTCGTCCATCCCCGAGATGATCCTGGCTCATCTCTTCAGCCAG gaggAGCTGTCTGGCTGCACGGAGCTGGTCCAGCAGTGCAGGGAGTCGCTGGTCGGAGCCCCGAACCTCAGCAACATTCAGCTCTATTGGAGCAGCTACAACAC CCGCCGGGACCTGAACTTCGAACGCGGAGGAGATGTCACCCTGAA GTGCCCTGTGATGCTGGTGGTGGGAGATCAGGCCCCCCACGAAGATGCTGTG gTGGAGTGTAATTCCAAACTGGATCCCACCCAGACCTCCTTCCTCAAG ATGGCAGATTCCGGGGGGCAGCCCCAGCTGACACAG CCTGGGAAGCTGACTGAGGCATTCAAGTACTTCGTCCAGGGCATGGGATACA TCCCCTACGTCCTGGACAGGAAACTGAGTATGGG TGGCCTCCTCCTGCATGACGCGCCTGTCGCGCTCCCGCACCGCCTCGCTGTCCAGCGCAGCCTCAGGGGACGGGAGCCAGTCCCGCTCCCGCACCCTGTCCCAGAACAGCGAGTCGGGGAGcccccagccgccgccgccgcccacCCCGGGGAGCGGAGCCCACACCATGGAGGTCTCCTGCTgagcagaggagggggaggggatggagacaCCTCCCGCCTCTGA
- the NDRG2 gene encoding protein NDRG2 isoform X1, translating to MTELHEVQITEEKPLLLPPSQPVPGKKHSVETPYGLVAFTVHGTPKPKRPAILTYHDVGLNHQSCFEPLFRFEDMQEIIKNFVVVHVDAPGMEEGAPLFPLGYQYPSLDQLADMIPCILQYLNFTSIIGIGVGAGAYILARYSLSHPDTVEGLVLINIDPNAKGWMDWAAHKLTGLTSSIPEMILAHLFSQEELSGCTELVQQCRESLVGAPNLSNIQLYWSSYNTRRDLNFERGGDVTLKCPVMLVVGDQAPHEDAVVECNSKLDPTQTSFLKMADSGGQPQLTQPGKLTEAFKYFVQGMGYMASSCMTRLSRSRTASLSSAASGDGSQSRSRTLSQNSESGSPQPPPPPTPGSGAHTMEVSC from the exons ATGACCGAGCTCCACGAGGTGCAGATCACGGAGGAGAAGCCCCTGCTACTGCCCCCCTCGCAGCCCGTCCCGGGCAAG AAGCACTCGGTGGAGACGCCCTATGGACTCGTGGCCTTCACCGTCCATGGCACCCCGAAGCCCAAGCGCCCGGCCATCCTGACCTACCACGACGTGGGGCTCAACC ACCAGTCCTGCTTCGAGCCGCTCTTCCGTTTTGAGGACATGCAGGAGATCATCAAGAACTTTGTGGTGGTTCACGTGGACGCCCCCGGCATGGAGGAAGGAGCCCCGCTGTTCCCCTTGGG GTACCAGTACCCGTCGCTGGACCAGCTGGCTGACATGATCCCCTGCATCTTGCAGTACCTGAA CTTCACCAGCATCATCGGCATCGGGGTGGGAGCCGGCGCCTACATCCTCGCCCGCTACAGT cTCTCTCACCCTGACACCGTGGAGGGCTTGGTTCTGATCAACATCGACCCCAATGCCAAGGGCTGGATGGACTGGGCAGCTCACAAG CTGACCGGCCTGACCTCGTCCATCCCCGAGATGATCCTGGCTCATCTCTTCAGCCAG gaggAGCTGTCTGGCTGCACGGAGCTGGTCCAGCAGTGCAGGGAGTCGCTGGTCGGAGCCCCGAACCTCAGCAACATTCAGCTCTATTGGAGCAGCTACAACAC CCGCCGGGACCTGAACTTCGAACGCGGAGGAGATGTCACCCTGAA GTGCCCTGTGATGCTGGTGGTGGGAGATCAGGCCCCCCACGAAGATGCTGTG gTGGAGTGTAATTCCAAACTGGATCCCACCCAGACCTCCTTCCTCAAG ATGGCAGATTCCGGGGGGCAGCCCCAGCTGACACAG CCTGGGAAGCTGACTGAGGCATTCAAGTACTTCGTCCAGGGCATGGGATACA TGGCCTCCTCCTGCATGACGCGCCTGTCGCGCTCCCGCACCGCCTCGCTGTCCAGCGCAGCCTCAGGGGACGGGAGCCAGTCCCGCTCCCGCACCCTGTCCCAGAACAGCGAGTCGGGGAGcccccagccgccgccgccgcccacCCCGGGGAGCGGAGCCCACACCATGGAGGTCTCCTGCTga
- the LOC144273865 gene encoding von Willebrand factor A domain-containing protein 5A-like isoform X2, with protein MGNPAVMVTLLPSLPEAVPGQSPAGEFIFLLDRSGSMECPMDGQDRSPQRIDSAKETLVLLLKSLPLGCYFNIYGFGSHFESFYPQSVGYTQQTMAESLQRVQQLQADLGGTEILEPLRAIYRSPCRDGHPRQLFVFTDGEVTNTQDIIAEVQRHQGAHRCFSFGIGAGASTALVKGIARAAGGSAEFITGQDRMQPKALQSLKRALQPAVTGISLSWDLPPGMEAELLGRGPEVIFPGQRCLIYAQLRGQPQPPDTAVGCVTLQYRVQDQTYKEMLQFPLQPQDGDRLPVHRLAAKWLLLELEGAMDTGSEGDQHRALATSLSSGVVCSVTAYVGVDTEWRQPVQGPLVRRDIPLADFKAAARIPYTQCLSLMARRSHRPVPRCASHECSVLMPASALEAREDHPSMELFKNECMARTGRSSPRTCAPQTQNCPPPPPPIAEPGKPPVKGQLRKVLGTRLARCRGKPERAPEESPLLRLVSLQNADGSWDLDPQLAAALGVSETDARGRMPSQDMPPGIWATVLAVVWLHGRAAGQRDEWELLEAKAVGWVRGQAGPRLSECLEAANALLGLNIGPAVFEL; from the exons ATGGGCAACCCGGCCGTGATGGtgaccctgctgcccagcctGCCCGAGGCGGTGCCGGGCCAGAGCCCAGCCGGAGAGTTCATCTTCCTGCTGGACCGCTCCGGCAGCATGGAGTGCCCCATGGACGGCCAAGACCGCTCCCCCCAGCGCATCGACAGCGCCAAG GAGACCCTGGTCCTGCTGTTGAAGAGTTTGCCCCTGGGCTGTTATTTCAACATCTATGGCTTTGGATCTCATTTTGAGTCCTTCTACCC GCAGAGTGTGGGATACACCCAACAGACCATGGCCGAGTCCCTGCAGCGCGTCCAGCAGCTCCAGGCCGACCTGGGGGGCACCGAGATCTTGGAGCCTCTACGAGCCATTTACCGCAGCCCCTGCCGGGATGGGCACCCACGCCAG CTCTTTGTGTTCACGGACGGGGAGGTGACGAACACCCAGGACATCATTGCCGAGGTGCAGCGTCACCAGGGGGCCCACAG ATGCTTCTCCTTCGGTATCGGGGCCGGAGCCTCCACAGCTCTGGTCAAAGGCATTGCccgggcagcagggggcagcgccGAGTTCATCACGGGCCAGGACCGCATGCAGCCCAAG GCACTGCAGTCTCTGAAGCGGGCCCTGCAGCCGGCCGTGACCGGGATCTCGCTGAGCTGGGATCTTCCCCCTGGGATGGAGGCGGAGTTGCTGGGCCGGGGCCCTGAGGTGATCTTCCCTGGGCAGCGGTGCCTCATCTACGCCCAGCTCCGCGGGCAGCCCCAG cccccagaCACTGCCGTGGGGTGCGTTACCCTGCAGTACCGCGTCCAGGACCAGACCTACAAGGAGATGCTGCAGTTCCCCCTGCAGCCACAAGATGGAGACAG GCTGCCCGTTCACCGGCTGGCAGCCaaatggctgctgctggagctggagggggcCATGGACACCGGGTCGGAGGGGGACCAGCACCGGGCACTGGCGACCAGCCTGAGCTCGGGGGTCGTCTGCTCCGTCACGGCCTACGTGGGGGTGGACACAGAGTGGAGGCAGCCAGTGCAGGGGCCGCTGGTGAGACGGGACATCCCGCTGGCAG ACTTCAAGGCTGCGGCCAGGATACCGTACACGCAGTGTCTCTCGCTGATGGCACGTAGATCCCACAGGCCCGTGCCCAGATGCGcctcccatgagtgcagcgtCCTGATGCCTGCTTCCGCCCTCGAGGCCAGAGAGGACCACCCCTCCATGGAACTGTTCAAGAACGAATGTATGGCACGCACCGGCAGGAGCAGCCCCCGCACATGTGCTCCCCAAACCCAGAACTgtccgcctcctcccccacccatagCTGAACCAGGAAAGCCCCCAGTGAAAGGGCAACTGCGGAAAGTCCTGGGAACACGCCTCGCCCGGTGCCGCGGCAAGccag AGCGGGCACCAGAGGAGTCTCCCCTGCTGAGGCTGGTGTCTCTGCAGAATGCTGACGGCTCGTGGGACCTGGACCCCCAGCTGGCCGCCGCTCTGGGGGTAAGCGAGACCGATGCCAGGGGGAGGATGCCCAGTCAG gacATGCCTCCCGGCATCTGGGCCACGGTGCTGGCCGTCGTCTGGCTGCACGGCCGGGCCGCGGGGCAACGCGacgagtgggagctgctggaggccaaGGCTGTGGGTTGGGTGCGGGGCCAAGCAg GGCCCCGGCTGAGTGAGTGCCTGGAAGCTGCCAACGCCCTGCTGGGCTTAAACATCGGCCCTGCCGTCTTCGAGCTctga
- the LOC144273865 gene encoding von Willebrand factor A domain-containing protein 5A-like isoform X3: MAESLQRVQQLQADLGGTEILEPLRAIYRSPCRDGHPRQLFVFTDGEVTNTQDIIAEVQRHQGAHRCFSFGIGAGASTALVKGIARAAGGSAEFITGQDRMQPKALQSLKRALQPAVTGISLSWDLPPGMEAELLGRGPEVIFPGQRCLIYAQLRGQPQPPDTAVGCVTLQYRVQDQTYKEMLQFPLQPQDGDRLPVHRLAAKWLLLELEGAMDTGSEGDQHRALATSLSSGVVCSVTAYVGVDTEWRQPVQGPLVRRDIPLADFKAAARIPYTQCLSLMARRSHRPVPRCASHECSVLMPASALEAREDHPSMELFKNECMARTGRSSPRTCAPQTQNCPPPPPPIAEPGKPPVKGQLRKVLGTRLARCRGKPERAPEESPLLRLVSLQNADGSWDLDPQLAAALGVSETDARGRMPSQDMPPGIWATVLAVVWLHGRAAGQRDEWELLEAKAVGWVRGQAGPRLSECLEAANALLGLNIGPAVFEL, translated from the exons ATGGCCGAGTCCCTGCAGCGCGTCCAGCAGCTCCAGGCCGACCTGGGGGGCACCGAGATCTTGGAGCCTCTACGAGCCATTTACCGCAGCCCCTGCCGGGATGGGCACCCACGCCAG CTCTTTGTGTTCACGGACGGGGAGGTGACGAACACCCAGGACATCATTGCCGAGGTGCAGCGTCACCAGGGGGCCCACAG ATGCTTCTCCTTCGGTATCGGGGCCGGAGCCTCCACAGCTCTGGTCAAAGGCATTGCccgggcagcagggggcagcgccGAGTTCATCACGGGCCAGGACCGCATGCAGCCCAAG GCACTGCAGTCTCTGAAGCGGGCCCTGCAGCCGGCCGTGACCGGGATCTCGCTGAGCTGGGATCTTCCCCCTGGGATGGAGGCGGAGTTGCTGGGCCGGGGCCCTGAGGTGATCTTCCCTGGGCAGCGGTGCCTCATCTACGCCCAGCTCCGCGGGCAGCCCCAG cccccagaCACTGCCGTGGGGTGCGTTACCCTGCAGTACCGCGTCCAGGACCAGACCTACAAGGAGATGCTGCAGTTCCCCCTGCAGCCACAAGATGGAGACAG GCTGCCCGTTCACCGGCTGGCAGCCaaatggctgctgctggagctggagggggcCATGGACACCGGGTCGGAGGGGGACCAGCACCGGGCACTGGCGACCAGCCTGAGCTCGGGGGTCGTCTGCTCCGTCACGGCCTACGTGGGGGTGGACACAGAGTGGAGGCAGCCAGTGCAGGGGCCGCTGGTGAGACGGGACATCCCGCTGGCAG ACTTCAAGGCTGCGGCCAGGATACCGTACACGCAGTGTCTCTCGCTGATGGCACGTAGATCCCACAGGCCCGTGCCCAGATGCGcctcccatgagtgcagcgtCCTGATGCCTGCTTCCGCCCTCGAGGCCAGAGAGGACCACCCCTCCATGGAACTGTTCAAGAACGAATGTATGGCACGCACCGGCAGGAGCAGCCCCCGCACATGTGCTCCCCAAACCCAGAACTgtccgcctcctcccccacccatagCTGAACCAGGAAAGCCCCCAGTGAAAGGGCAACTGCGGAAAGTCCTGGGAACACGCCTCGCCCGGTGCCGCGGCAAGccag AGCGGGCACCAGAGGAGTCTCCCCTGCTGAGGCTGGTGTCTCTGCAGAATGCTGACGGCTCGTGGGACCTGGACCCCCAGCTGGCCGCCGCTCTGGGGGTAAGCGAGACCGATGCCAGGGGGAGGATGCCCAGTCAG gacATGCCTCCCGGCATCTGGGCCACGGTGCTGGCCGTCGTCTGGCTGCACGGCCGGGCCGCGGGGCAACGCGacgagtgggagctgctggaggccaaGGCTGTGGGTTGGGTGCGGGGCCAAGCAg GGCCCCGGCTGAGTGAGTGCCTGGAAGCTGCCAACGCCCTGCTGGGCTTAAACATCGGCCCTGCCGTCTTCGAGCTctga